A window of the Leucothrix mucor DSM 2157 genome harbors these coding sequences:
- a CDS encoding SDR family NAD(P)-dependent oxidoreductase, whose product MYSTPTTILIAGANGGIGQALLTRFHQDYPQATILTLSRHAIEPLSERHQHLAIDLTQQDAAQSLVDYCKTAQITPDWVVQCCGTLHDADHLPEKSLSQMDASWLHQLLDINVLTHVAVGQAMDQLLPRKHPLLWASISAQIGSIEDNRLGGWYSYRMTKAALNMWVKTLSVEWQRKRPNSCVIALHPGTTDTPLTQPFQGNIPESQLSSSEKTAHNLQAVLVNRSNEDTGKFYNHLGEQLPW is encoded by the coding sequence ATGTATTCAACTCCCACTACTATTCTGATTGCAGGTGCCAATGGCGGCATCGGCCAAGCCCTGTTGACGCGTTTTCATCAGGATTATCCACAGGCGACGATTCTTACACTGAGCCGGCATGCCATTGAGCCATTATCCGAACGTCATCAACACCTTGCCATTGACCTCACTCAGCAAGATGCAGCACAAAGCCTAGTGGATTACTGCAAAACAGCGCAAATAACGCCAGATTGGGTAGTGCAGTGCTGCGGTACCTTGCACGATGCTGATCACTTGCCAGAGAAATCCTTGTCGCAAATGGACGCCAGCTGGCTGCATCAGTTATTGGATATTAATGTGCTGACACATGTGGCGGTCGGGCAAGCCATGGATCAGTTATTGCCGCGTAAACATCCCCTGCTCTGGGCCTCAATTTCTGCGCAAATTGGCAGTATTGAAGATAACCGTTTGGGTGGCTGGTACAGCTACCGCATGACCAAGGCAGCGCTGAATATGTGGGTCAAAACCTTGTCGGTCGAATGGCAACGTAAGCGCCCAAATAGTTGCGTGATTGCGCTACACCCCGGCACCACAGATACACCACTCACCCAGCCATTTCAGGGAAATATTCCCGAATCACAACTTAGTAGCAGTGAGAAAACAGCCCATAATTTACAGGCCGTTCTGGTGAATCGCAGCAATGAAGACACGGGCAAGTTTTACAATCATCTTGGTGAACAGTTGCCTTGGTAA
- a CDS encoding DUF2254 domain-containing protein codes for MFKTRILHLLELISTKFWIIPLLCLFIAALAAYVNITIDKAFFPYDESLYSFLFYFSDAQTLRTILTTTAGSLLGVAGVSFSVTITSLVLASQQFGPRLLRNFMRDTFNQAVIGIFISTFLYCMLILQFTSNMEESQFTPIVSMITVLALVMVDLLLLVLYIHHIANSIQVDTIISGVYDELKERLERLFPNKQDDTSHLPTIENEREDLNEQFEASGKAIYAHHSGYLQAVDSTGLFNLASERNIALKVHFTAGDYLLKGSELACCLQPDDAFDEDEEYSLECRVNDHFIVGDTRTAEQDAKYAIRQLVEVALRALSPGINDPFTATTCIDRLGSAMVMIIDRQFPNTQHFDDEAHLRLQLKSYSFASLLGTAFNQIRQNCIGHVEVVIKLLEILSKLAEQANNEAHKTAIRKQAEAVFTASEASSIIPQDLAVIKQEYEKVRKALKRDGADKGEDPAPSTTSEK; via the coding sequence TTGTTTAAAACCCGTATTCTGCATCTGCTGGAACTCATCAGCACCAAGTTCTGGATTATTCCCCTACTCTGCTTATTCATTGCAGCGCTGGCCGCTTACGTCAATATCACCATTGATAAGGCCTTTTTTCCCTATGATGAGTCGCTGTATTCATTTCTGTTTTACTTTAGCGATGCGCAGACTTTACGCACTATTTTAACCACTACCGCCGGCTCCTTGCTTGGGGTTGCAGGCGTGTCGTTCTCGGTCACTATCACCTCCTTAGTACTGGCTTCTCAACAGTTTGGGCCACGGCTACTGCGCAACTTTATGCGCGATACTTTCAATCAGGCCGTGATTGGCATATTCATCTCTACCTTCTTGTATTGCATGCTGATTTTGCAGTTCACCAGCAATATGGAAGAGTCACAATTTACCCCAATTGTATCGATGATTACCGTGCTGGCCTTGGTGATGGTCGATCTGCTGTTATTGGTGCTGTATATCCACCATATCGCCAATTCGATTCAGGTCGATACCATTATCTCTGGGGTGTATGACGAGCTAAAAGAGCGGCTTGAGCGGCTATTCCCGAATAAGCAGGATGACACCAGCCATTTGCCAACCATTGAAAATGAGCGTGAGGATTTAAATGAGCAGTTTGAAGCTTCTGGCAAAGCGATTTACGCGCATCACTCCGGCTACCTGCAGGCCGTTGATAGCACAGGTTTATTTAATCTTGCCAGCGAGCGAAATATTGCGCTCAAAGTACACTTTACAGCCGGTGACTATTTACTAAAAGGCAGTGAACTCGCCTGCTGTTTACAGCCCGATGATGCTTTTGATGAGGATGAAGAGTACTCATTAGAATGCCGTGTTAACGATCACTTTATCGTGGGTGATACCCGCACCGCTGAGCAGGATGCTAAATATGCCATTCGCCAATTGGTTGAGGTGGCGCTGCGAGCATTATCCCCCGGCATTAATGATCCCTTTACCGCAACCACCTGTATTGATCGCTTGGGCAGTGCAATGGTGATGATTATCGACCGTCAGTTCCCCAATACACAGCACTTTGATGATGAAGCGCACTTGCGGCTGCAGCTAAAGTCCTACTCATTCGCCAGCTTACTAGGCACGGCATTTAATCAAATCCGCCAAAACTGCATTGGTCATGTTGAAGTGGTGATTAAGCTATTGGAGATTTTATCCAAGCTTGCCGAGCAGGCGAATAATGAAGCGCATAAAACGGCGATTCGTAAGCAGGCCGAAGCCGTGTTTACGGCCAGTGAAGCCAGCAGCATCATCCCGCAGGATTTGGCGGTGATTAAGCAGGAATATGAGAAAGTACGCAAAGCTTTAAAAAGAGATGGCGCCGACAAAGGGGAGGATCCGGCGCCATCAACTACCAGCGAGAAATGA
- a CDS encoding endonuclease/exonuclease/phosphatase family protein, with product MNIRILSYNIHRAIGFDRRFAPERIATILREHDADIVMLQEVDEGVPRSQEMNLAKVLADDAGYDHFALGHNVSMRKGRYGNATLSRFPIVRERNIDLTVGRRKRRGCQHTTIALPNSAANAEIAADGEANEHHLEVFNLHLGLSARERQQQATILSHSHEFSDLGEDTPCIVAGDFNDWRSLLRSFYTQDFGFNCATDSMNHLGRVRALRTFPSFAPRGGLDRVYYRGPLEMNAVQRCGVKLSRIASDHLAVIVDFEVPTPG from the coding sequence TTGAATATCCGGATACTGAGTTACAACATTCACCGAGCCATTGGCTTTGATCGACGCTTTGCCCCTGAGCGCATTGCCACTATTTTACGCGAGCACGATGCTGACATTGTGATGCTGCAGGAAGTGGATGAGGGCGTACCTCGCTCGCAGGAAATGAATCTGGCCAAAGTATTGGCGGATGATGCGGGCTACGATCACTTCGCACTCGGTCATAATGTGAGCATGCGCAAAGGCCGTTATGGCAATGCTACACTGAGCCGCTTCCCGATTGTGCGCGAGCGCAATATTGATCTTACTGTTGGCCGTCGTAAGCGCCGCGGTTGCCAGCACACCACTATTGCCTTGCCAAACTCAGCAGCCAATGCTGAGATTGCAGCGGATGGCGAAGCCAATGAGCATCATTTAGAAGTGTTTAACCTGCACCTTGGCTTATCAGCACGTGAGCGCCAACAGCAGGCGACTATCCTTTCCCACTCGCATGAATTTTCTGATTTAGGTGAGGATACACCTTGCATTGTTGCGGGTGATTTTAATGACTGGCGCTCGCTGTTACGTAGTTTTTATACACAGGACTTTGGCTTTAACTGCGCCACCGATAGCATGAATCATTTAGGCCGAGTCAGAGCGCTGCGCACCTTTCCATCCTTTGCGCCACGCGGCGGGCTAGACCGCGTGTATTATCGTGGACCATTGGAAATGAATGCGGTACAGCGCTGCGGCGTTAAGCTCTCGCGTATTGCCAGCGATCACCTCGCCGTCATTGTAGACTT
- a CDS encoding mannan-binding lectin: MTAISDRLNHSRLLLTVPAALMAMTLSTSVAQARLVNIETGLISSAIEANIRCNVIANQNDGDWKGRWWTTPSQASYCQIEVDDAPVYNAPPVAVVPPPSHGLRTRSIDVGIIWNSDQANQRCSALARTMGGEWNGQWTTSDDGKTSYCQIQGGNPRLANAGDGRPRSRTTIREISAGPIRGDRQAARRCARVAADVNGRWTGDWRPTGSGEAVCSVEVQGRNGPPPRATVEVDTVYVDRVPAGGRRNVREVAAGPIWDQNQASTKCPYIASTQNATWTGKWRKLGPDHQSVCEVRFPG, encoded by the coding sequence ATGACTGCTATCTCCGACCGCCTTAACCACTCCCGATTATTACTGACTGTCCCGGCTGCACTGATGGCTATGACGCTCAGTACCAGTGTCGCCCAAGCTCGATTGGTCAATATCGAAACAGGCCTGATTTCCAGCGCAATCGAAGCCAATATCCGTTGCAATGTGATCGCCAACCAAAATGATGGTGATTGGAAAGGCCGCTGGTGGACCACGCCATCACAAGCCTCTTACTGCCAAATTGAAGTTGATGATGCACCGGTGTATAACGCGCCTCCAGTTGCAGTTGTTCCGCCTCCATCACACGGGCTCCGCACGCGTTCAATTGATGTGGGAATTATCTGGAATTCAGACCAAGCCAATCAACGCTGTAGCGCACTCGCCAGAACTATGGGCGGAGAGTGGAACGGCCAGTGGACGACCTCAGACGATGGCAAAACCTCTTATTGTCAGATTCAGGGTGGCAATCCCCGCTTAGCCAACGCTGGTGACGGGCGCCCCCGTAGCAGAACCACGATTCGCGAAATAAGCGCTGGCCCAATTCGTGGCGATCGTCAGGCAGCACGTCGCTGCGCTCGGGTTGCAGCCGATGTTAATGGCCGCTGGACGGGTGATTGGCGTCCAACCGGCTCCGGCGAAGCGGTGTGTAGTGTTGAAGTGCAAGGTCGCAATGGACCACCACCTCGCGCCACAGTAGAAGTGGATACGGTATATGTTGACCGTGTACCGGCAGGTGGCCGCCGTAATGTTCGCGAAGTGGCTGCTGGCCCAATCTGGGATCAGAATCAGGCAAGCACTAAGTGCCCTTATATCGCTTCCACGCAAAATGCGACATGGACCGGTAAATGGCGCAAGCTTGGCCCAGATCATCAGTCTGTTTGCGAAGTCCGTTTCCCGGGCTAA